AGCGCTGGCCTGGTATCGCATGTACCTCAAGACCAGCCCGCAGGACTGGCTGGTTCGGGCTGCCTATGCCGATGCCCTGGAAAGCGCCGGTTACGAGGATGCCGCCCAGCGTCTGCGCCTGAAGCTGTTGCGTAGCCCGGAGGGTGAAAACATTCAGCCTTCGTCCCAGCGTTACGCGATTTGGTTGCGCCTGATGTCCAGCAGCTATTCGCCGAAGAAGGCGCAGCAGGAAGTGTTGAAGTGGAAGGACGGCTCGCCCGCCATGCTGCAGCTGTGGTTCGAACGCTTGCTGGCGCGTCTGGATGCCACCAATCAGGAAGCGCAGAAGGATGAATGGCTGGCGTGGGCCCGCAGCCAAGGCCTGAAGGTCGAGCGTTACGAGCAGATTCAGGAAGCCCTGCGCAGTCGCAACAAGGCGCAGGTCGAAGCCCTGTTGGCCAGCAGCGACTTGAATCCGGCGCAACGGGCCCAGGCCCTCAACCGCCTGGGACGCTTGGGCGAAGCACTCGATACCAGCCTTTCGGCGTTGGGTGATGAGCAGCCGGAAGCGGTGCGTGAGCAGCTGCGTCGTCAGGCCGTGGAGATCAACGAGCGTACGCCGCAAGGCGCACAAATCTCCTGGCATGAGCAGGACTTCGGCGGCCTGGATTTCAAAGGCCCGCGCCTGGAGATCGCGCAAAACCTGGGTGATAAGTGGTACGCCGATGTTGAGCTGGAACAGGGCGACTACAGCGGCGACGACATCGAATCTTCGGAAATCGGTACCGAGCGCAACGTCGCCCTGACCTTGCAACGGGCGGTCGAGAACGGCAGCTACAAACTGTTCGCCGACACCAGCCAGCGCAGCGATGACGACCGCAACGGCCTGGGCCTGTCCCGGACCTGGCAGTTAGGCGTGAGCGATGAACTGGAAACCGGCGTCGACTGGCATCGCAAGAACGAAGACAGCGGTTTGATGCGCGCATTCGGTCAACAGGACCGCGTGTTCCTCGGTGGTCGTCACAGCCTGACCGCCCGCGACCAGTTCAGTTGGGAAGTCGCGCAGCGTTCGTTCTCCACCCGTGCCGGCGACGATCTGGGTGACGGTCACGCGCTGAAGATGGAGTACAACCACACCCTGGAATTCGCCGGCCCCAACTGGACCGTGCGCAGCGGTGTCGACTATCAGAAGAACAACGTGAAGGACAAGACGCTGGATTATCTGTCCAGCCGCAATGGTGGCCCGGTCATCGTTCCTGCGCAGACGATCGATCCGGATACCGGTCTGCCCGACCCGACCGACACGCAAACCGTGCTCGCCAGCGACCTGCTGCAAAGCCGCTACGGCCAACTCTATGTCGGCAGTTCCTGGCGTCGCGGCTTGCCGGGGGCGCTGGTGCGTACCCGTCCGCAATACACCTGGCTGGTGGACCTGACAGGTGGCTGGCAGTGGACGGATTCAACCTTTAACTACGGCATCAGTACCGGGCTCGGCATTGAAGTGCTGGGTGACGACGAACTGGCCCTGACCTTCGGTTACCAGTCCGCGCCACAAGGCGGGGACGGCAAGGCCGGCGGAACACTGGGTGTGAGCTACGGCGTGCGCTTCGGACGCTGATCATGGATTTTCTACGGGAGTACAACGTATGCAAGCAATTCGTAATCTGAGCCTGGCACTGGCCGTTGTGTTCGTCGCCGGTTGCGCCAGCTTCACCGACGAGGCCAGCCCGAACCTGCCACGCAGCGCGCAATGGGGCGTGGTGCCGATGGTCAACTATTCACAGACGCCGCAGGCCGGTGAGCGCAGCGAGCAGATTCTGATCAGCGTGCTCAGCAGCCACGGCCTGAAACCTCGGGTTTACCCACCGAGCACCCAGGGCGAGCAGGCGCTGATGGACGATAACGAGCGCCTGGCCGGTGCCCTCGAGTGGGCGCGTGAGCAGAAGCTCGATTACGTGGTCGCCGGCAGCGTCGAAGAATGGCAGTACAAGAACGGTCTGGACGGCGAGCCGGCGGTCGGCATCAGCCTGCGCGTGCTCGATGCCAGCAGCGGCCAGGTGCTCTGGAGCAAAAGCGGCGCCCGCGCCGGCTGGTCCCGTGAAAGCCTGGCCGGTACTGCGCAAACCGTGCTCGACAAACTTGTTGGCGCCCTTCGGTTCGAGTGAACGCAATGAATTCTCCACACATGGATTACAGCCTGGCGCCTCGCGCCAGCGGCCCGGTGTCTTGGCTGGAAACGCTCCTGGTGACCGGCCTGGCCATCATCCTCGGCCTGTGGTTGACCCCGGAAGACCCGTTGCGAATGCACGGCGGTTTCCCGTGGCCGATTCTGGCGCCGTTGCTGTTGGGTGTGCGTTACGGATTTGTCCGCGGCCTGTTCAGCGCTGCGATTCTGGTGCTGGCGGTGTTCGTCCTGCGTCACACCGGGCATGCCGCCTACCAGGAGCTTGAGCCGTCGTGGATCGTCGGCGTGCTGGTGTGCGGGATGTTGGTCGGCGAGGTGCGCGATCTGTGGGAACGCCGCCTTGAGCGTCTGCAGATGGCCAACGATTACCGCCAGTATCGTCTCGATGAGTTCACCCGCTCGCACCAGATTCTGCGGGTCTCGCACGATCTGCTGGAGCGGCGCGTGGCGGGCAGCGACCAGAGCTTGCGCAGTTCGTTGCTGGGCTTGCGTGAAAAACTGCGGGTCATGCCGGACGAAAGCGATGCATTGGGCTCGCTGGCCGAACCGATTGTGGCGGTGCTGGGGCAATACGGCACGCTGCGGGTCGCGGGCCTGTATCGGGTGGACGAACGTGGCGATCGGATACTGCCCACGCCGCTGGCCACTATCGGCGTGATGGGTGAGCTGGACACCGACGATGGGCTGGTCAAGTTGTGCCTTGAGCGCGGTGAACTGGTGAGCGTGCGCAAGGATCTGCTCGAAGCGGGTGCTGCGGGGCAATTCTCGTCCCTTCAGGCCTGCATTCCGTTGATCGATGCGCAAGGGCGACTGTTGGCGGTATTGGCTGTGCGGCAGATGCCGTTCTTCGCCTTCCACGAACGTATATTGAGCCTGCTGGCACTGCTGGCCGGTCACATCGCCGACCTGTTGTTGCGTGATGCCCAAGTGCTGCACTTGCAGAATGCGGATGCTCAGCACTTCACGTTGCAACTCAAGCGCTCAATGGTGGACGTCGAGAAGCACAACTTGTCCGCCGGGCTGTTCGCCTTTGAAATGACCCGCCCCAACGAAGAACTGACGCGCCTGCTGGAGCGCAGTCAACGGGGTCTGGATTTGCACTTGCCGCTGCGCAACAACCGCGACCATCACCTGTTGCTGGTGCTGCTGCCGTTGACCAGCCCGCAAGGCACCGAAGGTTACCTGGCACGTATCAACCTGATGCTGCATGAGCACTTTGGCATTGAAAGCGACATGGAAAGCCTGGGCGTGCGGCTCATG
This genomic interval from Pseudomonas putida contains the following:
- a CDS encoding penicillin-binding protein activator LpoB, with translation MQAIRNLSLALAVVFVAGCASFTDEASPNLPRSAQWGVVPMVNYSQTPQAGERSEQILISVLSSHGLKPRVYPPSTQGEQALMDDNERLAGALEWAREQKLDYVVAGSVEEWQYKNGLDGEPAVGISLRVLDASSGQVLWSKSGARAGWSRESLAGTAQTVLDKLVGALRFE
- a CDS encoding PelD GGDEF domain-containing protein, which produces MNSPHMDYSLAPRASGPVSWLETLLVTGLAIILGLWLTPEDPLRMHGGFPWPILAPLLLGVRYGFVRGLFSAAILVLAVFVLRHTGHAAYQELEPSWIVGVLVCGMLVGEVRDLWERRLERLQMANDYRQYRLDEFTRSHQILRVSHDLLERRVAGSDQSLRSSLLGLREKLRVMPDESDALGSLAEPIVAVLGQYGTLRVAGLYRVDERGDRILPTPLATIGVMGELDTDDGLVKLCLERGELVSVRKDLLEAGAAGQFSSLQACIPLIDAQGRLLAVLAVRQMPFFAFHERILSLLALLAGHIADLLLRDAQVLHLQNADAQHFTLQLKRSMVDVEKHNLSAGLFAFEMTRPNEELTRLLERSQRGLDLHLPLRNNRDHHLLLVLLPLTSPQGTEGYLARINLMLHEHFGIESDMESLGVRLMPFNLEPGEPNGLRNFLYNECGLNDQQVAV